TATGTGAATATAGTGTATTAATGCAGGTAAGGTTGTACTATAGACTAAATCTGTTAATGTATGTGAACTGCGTACTATACTAAAACCCAGAAGACCAATTCGTCTTGGGTTCCCTTGAGATTTTTCCAATGGGGTTTTATGAATGGGTTTTcaatcaatgaataaaataagGTGTGTTGAAAACTGCACACTGTCACGTTCCCCAGTTGGTCTTATGTAggtacttatttaaaaaaaaaaaaaaacttaactgctttaaaaaaaaataataataattttacaggTGTGtgtaaattacatatatacatatatattatatatttaccaCATATATGctatatactgaatatatacaGTGCTAAAAATATCCTTATTTGTCAATGCTTATCAACCCTTGTCACAGTGTTGCCAAAGGGCAAACTACTTCAGGAAAGATGTCAGAAGACACAGCAGCTATAAAAAACCCCCAGTATTATTACCCAGAGATAGTGAGGCGAGATGGGTAAGCCGACGGATGTGAGGGAAAAAGTAGGTGAAAGTGGCTCAGAGGCCTAAAAAAGGTTGAAGgagacagagaaaagaaaagtgaatgTGGGGGAGGTAGAGAAAAGTCAGAAGGCAGGATAGAATCAACAATGAGATAtacagaggagaaaaaaaatatacacttcAATACATTTGGATGCAAATGAGCCgcattttattagaaaaacaTATTCGGAATAGCAGTCAAATCCATGTGAACGGGGGTTTTGTATTGATAAATAGCACACAGCAGCTCTTCATCTCCTCCtcgctgctgttgctgctgctgctgcctcaGCGGCTGCTGCCTCGGCTTCTGCCTTCAGTCTCTCCTCACGCTCTCTGAGAAACTTCCCGTACTCTTCCGGTGACAGGCTGACAGAAGCATgacaggagaggagagagagagcaccGTGAGAGTGGCAGAAGAGGGAACAGACAGAGAAGATGGAGATTAGAGGCATATCAACAGATACATCTACATTACATTAgaatttcaaacatttctaGCAATCGATTGAAATGCAAGGCGAGCATTGCTCTTCCCTCATGCACAAATGATGGGTCTGGGCATTTATGCCTCAGTGACATGGTTCATTTATTAAAGAGGTTCGGTTTAAGAAAAGACAAGACTGCTAACAGAACGGGCTGCTGTCTAAATGTTTCAATGGCTCAAATGACATTTGATGGGGCAGAGACTGAGGATATAGAAAAGGCTCTGGTAGCTGTCAAGCAAACACTCCTCTAATGAATAGTCTCAATACATAAGATAGCAGCATCCCTTACAATTTCTCAGCATTATTAAGACATTAATTATACAAAACATGAattttatgattcatttttaaaagactgCAGATCAAGCGCAATCCTCAACAGTGAGAAATGGCATAAAATTCCAAACGAGCACGAGAACTGAAGTCATTGGCGAGCGTGTGAAGTAAGACTTGATTTATTCagccattatttattcacatctCTTATTAAGGTCTTTACTAGGTGGTGGGATTCCTGCAATATTTATACAAGGAAAAGATGGATGTTTAAAACTTGCAGAGGAGACCAGACACgcagaaaacacaaatgaaagcaTAAATGCCTATGAATCCATTTCCTAATAACTAATatttcaattagattttttaaaaagatatatactaccattcaaaatcCTGGAAATGGcaagattttaatgttttttaaaagagaagTCTTACCCAGCAAgaaattatttgatcaaaaacacagcaaattgaaatatctgtttactatttcaatatattttaaaatgtaatttattcctgtaaatgttagaaatcatactaatatgctgattatttagcacgctcaagaaacattatcaaTGCTGATATATTAATACTTAATGAAACAATAATCACTAAaggaaatgcaataaaaactaattaatgatcaatttaatgcatctttgattAATATACTCTTGCacctttatttctgttattctGTAGCTCTGAAGACATTGCTAATGTTGTACATCGTAAAGGACGGCAAGAATGAATGTACCCAAACATTGTATTGTATGTTGTGAAGAATGCAGCAGAATGAAGTTTAAAAGGCTCTCACTCATTGACGACTTTGATGCCGAGGGATCTGGCTGAACCGATGATGCTCTTGACAACGTTCTGCATAGAGATGTCTCGCAGCTTAAAGCTGTCATCCTGTGATTTGACCCGTGCGATCTCATATACGGCCCTCACCGTCACCATACCTGCGATCTCATGCCCTGAGCGGAGGAACAAGGCaggagaggaaagagagaagtGATGAAACACAGTAGCACGGAAAGAGAAACCAGCAGGAGGTGTGGTTGGTCGTGATTGAGAAAAATGGAAGTGGAGATGGAGTGAAGGGGAGAGGTAACGGAAAGAGAGGGGAAGGAAAAAGAGTGGGCGCATAAGAAAGAATAATTGAGGTAGAGTGAAACGTATGAAAATGAAGCAAATCcataattctcttttttttaacatgccacCTTCACCGCAGCGTTCCTCTTAGTAATTGCACAGCTCTCCACCAGTGCAGCTCATCATCAATATATCATCAGTCAAAAAAATTCAATCTGAACCAAAACACCCTGCAGGGGGAAGTCTGTCCATTACTGAAACATAAGGCGGCGGCGAGATATACAAATAGACTGCTGCGAGATGGAAAGAAGGATGTATGGTCACAGCCGCCCCGGCTGTAATAGGTCTCGCTTACCAGTTTTTCTAGCTCCTTTTTCAATGCCGGCGGCTTGTTTCAAGAAGTAAGACACAGTGGGCTGCCCGATTTTCAGGTCATACGTCCTGTCCGACTGGAGGAAAGAAAAGAGGGGTAAGCTCGGTCAGAAACATCACACTCATTCAAACTAGCCCTCGTCCCTCAGGTCATCTTGTGCGCCAGGtggattaaaaattaaagaaataaacaaagataTGGGGTTGGTAGGATTTCATGTTTCG
The genomic region above belongs to Puntigrus tetrazona isolate hp1 chromosome 14, ASM1883169v1, whole genome shotgun sequence and contains:
- the mrpl11 gene encoding 39S ribosomal protein L11, mitochondrial codes for the protein MSKISKAARVVKKVDTGSVIKAILRSGQAAPGPPLGPILGQKGIPIGTFCKDFNEKTKDLKEGIPLPIKISVKSDRTYDLKIGQPTVSYFLKQAAGIEKGARKTGHEIAGMVTVRAVYEIARVKSQDDSFKLRDISMQNVVKSIIGSARSLGIKVVNDLSPEEYGKFLREREERLKAEAEAAAAEAAAAATAARRR